Proteins encoded by one window of Lathyrus oleraceus cultivar Zhongwan6 chromosome 1, CAAS_Psat_ZW6_1.0, whole genome shotgun sequence:
- the LOC127116581 gene encoding polyol transporter 5 yields the protein MDEINKQNCDYEPLPGSESKADQSNNEADEGPSSQKNKVNHHLNKYALAGAILASTNSILLGYDIGVMSGAVIFIREDFKISSIQVEFLVGFLNVCSLIGSLASGKISDMIGRRYTILIAAATFFIGALVMGLAPSYTFLMFGRVIAGIGVGFSLMISPVYVAELSPDLTRGFLTSLPEVFISCGILLGYVSNYALSSLPIGLNWRIMLGLAALPAVFVALGVLSMPESPRWLIMKGRYEEAKQVLIRTSENKGEAEHRFSEILQAASNFKTSSRNVQGVWKELLITPARPVLRILIAAIGVNFFMQASGNDAVIYYSPQVFRVAGVQDEKQLFGVTIIMGIAKTCFVFVSALVLDKFGRRPMLLLGSLGMAVSLFGLGLGCTFLQNSDEKPIWAISLCVVAVCATVSFFSIGLGPTTWVYSSEIFPMRLRAQGTSLAISVNRLISGIVSMSFLSVSEEITFGGMFFVLGGVMVVATIFFYYFLPETKGKSLEEIEALFEDELH from the exons ATGGATGAGATAAATAAGCAGAATTGTGATTATGAACCACTTCCTGGTTCAGAATCAAAAGCTGATCAAAGTAATAATGAAGCAGATGAAGGTCCTAGCTCTCAGAAAAACAAAGTTAATCATCATCTCAATAAATATGCACTTGCTGGGGCTATTTTGGCTTCCACAAATTCAATTCTCTTAGGCTATG ATATTGGTGTGATGAGTGGTGCTGTGATATTCATAAGAGAAGATTTTAAGATATCATCAATTCAAGTAGAATTTCTAGTTGGTTTTTTAAATGTTTGTTCATTGATTGGATCTTTAGCATCTGGAAAAATATCTGATATGATTGGAAGAAGGTACACAATACTGATAGCAGCAGCAACATTTTTCATAGGTGCATTAGTAATGGGATTAGCACCATCCTATACATTCTTAATGTTTGGTCGTGTAATTGCTGGCATTGGTGTTGGTTTTTCTCTAATGATTTCACCGGTTTATGTTGCTGAACTTTCACCTGATCTTACAAGAGGGTTCTTAACTTCACTTCCTGAGGTTTTTATAAGTTGTGGTATTTTGCTTGGTTATGTGTCAAACTATGCTCTTTCATCTCTTCCAATTGGGTTGAATTGGAGAATCATGCTTGGTCTTGCTGCATTGCCAGCTGTTTTTGTAGCACTTGGTGTTTTGTCTATGCCTGAATCACCTAGATGGCTTATAATGAAAG GTAGATATGAAGAAGCAAAACAAGTTTTGATAAGAACATCAGAAAACAAAGGTGAAGCTGAACATAGATTTTCAGAAATTTTACAAGCTGCTTCAAATTTCAAAACTTCTTCTAGGAATGTACAAGGGGTGTGGAAAGAATTGCTAATCACACCTGCACGTCCTGTCTTAAGAATCCTCATAGCTGCCATTGGTGTTAATTTTTTCATGCAAGCTTCTGGAAATGATGCTGTAATCTATTACAGTCCACAAGTTTTTAGAGTAGCTGGAGTTCAAGATGAGAAACAACTTTTTGGTGTGACAATCATCATGGGAATAGCAAAAAcatgttttgtttttgtttcagcttTGGTTTTGGACAAATTTGGAAGAAGGCCGATGTTGTTGTTGGGCTCATTAGGTATGGCAGTTTCACTATTTGGGCTTGGATTGGGCTGCACATTTCTACAAAACTCAGATGAAAAGCCCATATGGGCTATTTCATTGTGTGTGGTTGCTGTTTGTGCTACTGTTTCATTCTTTTCTATTGGGCTTGGGCCTACAACATGGGTCTATTCGTCGGAGATTTTCCCGATGAGGTTAAGGGCCCAAGGTACAAGTTTGGCAATTTCTGTGAACCGTTTGATTAGTGGTATAGTGTCTATGTCATTTCTTAGTGTCTCAGAGGAAATAACCTTTGGAGGCATGTTTTTTGTGCTTGGTGGTGTAATGGTTGTTGCTAcaattttcttttattattttttacCAGAAACTAAAGGGAAAAGCTTAGAAGAGATTGAAGCTTTGTTTGAAGATGAATTACATTGA
- the LOC127092322 gene encoding uncharacterized protein LOC127092322 — translation MTYERGNCDAIELMNLTILSAPSKYKQITEKRNEKVVEPKSTPTEDEVSNKTLEKGETLDKLIDKDSPFQRTKNQILNEPNPHLLDYIKALYSLNKKKQKREMEVGQFKKFMEMLTALQVNVPFCDALEQMSMYAKFMKELLNGKRKLKDDENVALAEECSTMIQCKLPPKLIDPALKALQSSVECPADPT, via the exons ATGACATATGAAAGGGGGAATTGTGACGCAATAGAATTAATGAACCTCACAATTCTCTCCGCTCCCAGCAAATATAAACAAATAACAGAAAAGAGAAATGAGAAAGTTGTGGAACCAAAATCCACACCAACAGAAGATGAGGTTTCTAATAAGACTCTTGAGAAGGGGGAAACACTTGATAAACTTATTGATAAAGATTCACCTTTTCAGAGAACAAAAAACCAAATCCTCAATGAACCAAACCCTCATTTACTAGATTACATCAAAGCACTATATTCTTTAAATAAGAAGAAGCAAAAAAGAGAAATGGAAGTAGGGCAGTTTAAAAAGTTCATGGAGATGCTCACAGCTTTACAAGTCAATGTTCCATTTTGTGATGCCTTGGAGCAAATGTCGATGTATGCTAAATTCATGAAAGAGCTTTTGAATGGTAAGCGCAAATTGAAGGATGATGAAAATGTAGCGCTAGCAGAGGAATGCAGTACTATGATTCAATGCAAACTACCACCTAAATTAATAGATCCAG CTTTGAAAGCGTTGCAGTCCTCTGTTGAGTGCCCTGCTGATCCAACATGA